A window of Prosthecobacter sp. SYSU 5D2 contains these coding sequences:
- a CDS encoding ROK family protein: MRQKTSDLRYLYASIILHVRSGTATSRTTLASTLGISASTVGIYVDQLLATGHLTETGLEHGSMGRPKRMLRTSAVPGWFAGVEFTANRVQLTGVDFAGMAMGAMEIPLPNKPAAPEIQHLIFDALKHMIHEQPLRLLGIGVGAPGLVNTGTGVCLRFDFIPGWENIPLRDSLYHRFGVPVRVENSLRAIALAERWFGSHQKEKDYLIVAARSGFGIASVQGGQLMHGANHAAGEIGLWPWETAGEGAAQELHHSLSAPMVYRRLAGLSETAPVPKDLYTALFSLAHERGERWDRVAEDFGRVLACVQLLLDPRLCLLHGPLTALGEPFCRAIMKAALRIAPALNDIPLILNCTQLGDEAGALGAASLAMEDWSPNHI, encoded by the coding sequence ATGCGTCAAAAAACCTCTGATCTGCGTTACTTGTACGCTTCCATCATCCTGCATGTGCGAAGCGGCACAGCGACCTCCCGGACCACCCTGGCCAGCACCCTGGGGATCTCGGCTTCGACGGTGGGGATCTATGTGGACCAGCTTTTGGCCACGGGGCATCTGACCGAAACAGGCCTGGAGCATGGCAGCATGGGAAGGCCTAAGCGGATGCTTAGGACAAGTGCCGTGCCAGGCTGGTTTGCGGGGGTGGAGTTCACGGCCAACCGAGTGCAACTGACCGGCGTGGACTTTGCTGGAATGGCCATGGGTGCCATGGAAATTCCTTTGCCCAACAAGCCCGCAGCACCCGAAATCCAGCACCTGATTTTCGATGCTCTCAAACACATGATCCATGAGCAGCCGCTCCGCTTGCTGGGCATCGGCGTGGGAGCACCCGGTCTGGTCAATACCGGGACCGGCGTCTGTTTGAGGTTTGACTTCATTCCCGGCTGGGAAAACATCCCCCTTCGGGACAGCCTGTATCATCGCTTTGGCGTGCCGGTGAGGGTGGAAAACAGCCTGCGGGCGATCGCGCTGGCCGAGCGGTGGTTTGGCAGCCACCAGAAGGAGAAGGACTACCTCATTGTCGCTGCCCGCAGCGGGTTTGGAATCGCCTCCGTGCAAGGTGGCCAGTTGATGCACGGGGCCAATCATGCTGCGGGCGAGATTGGCTTGTGGCCATGGGAGACGGCCGGGGAAGGCGCGGCCCAGGAGCTGCATCACAGCCTGAGCGCCCCCATGGTGTACCGGCGGCTGGCCGGCCTGAGCGAGACCGCCCCGGTGCCCAAGGACCTGTACACGGCCCTGTTCAGCCTGGCCCACGAAAGAGGTGAGCGCTGGGACAGGGTGGCAGAAGATTTCGGCCGGGTGCTGGCCTGCGTGCAACTGCTGCTGGATCCGCGCCTGTGCCTGCTGCACGGACCCTTGACCGCGCTGGGAGAGCCCTTCTGCCGCGCCATCATGAAGGCGGCGCTGCGCATCGCGCCGGCTTTGAACGACATTCCCCTGATCCTGAACTGCACGCAACTGGGTGACGAAGCCGGGGCACTGGGAGCAGCCAGCCTGGCGATGGAAGACTGGTCGCCTAACCACATTTAA
- a CDS encoding ATP-binding cassette domain-containing protein, with amino-acid sequence MLESINIGLEVDAPPGSEAESLHLLREVSFSLPQGHLMAIVGPSGCGKTTLLKVIAGILEQSDGVLKWENRDLKEEEDLHPGELGYVPQFSVAHDLLTVEECVVSSMSLRTQLPGSDDFETKLDHILAVTGLTELADRRVKVLSGGQKRRLGLALELVTNPCLLLCDEVTSGLDPKSEHEITSLLRVLAQENKRRVVINVTHSLASLEAFDSVLVMYQGRLVYHGPPKLLTHYFTVEHPEDVYLRLTQREAQEWHESWQKKRSYYEQMLMEKKDMPEFGPKKEILRESGAGEPEDTDSDGDKPHPLASEELPGLFSQVFTLLSRRWTIFRRDKGQVWLHLAMLFGFPLLVVIFALDGIAPLKQLNQRQDGDIVYEMQRQAEHQLEQLQAGGIVSGLIMLQVVLVTLMASNNAAREISGERLILEREKLGGLSTLAYLISKVLFLGVFVLAQSLWMGLFVDMVVGGLPGDLLVKLVLLVLASAAMTSICLGISALSRSPEKATILSIYLVGFQLPLSGAVLTLPSWLEGAVNPFIAAFWAWSGSLRSLSDTAFYDAVKKVTDTSLVSAELAAFVLLAHVVIGLCMAYVGSKNSQWE; translated from the coding sequence ATGCTTGAATCCATCAACATCGGTCTTGAAGTGGATGCCCCTCCTGGCTCGGAGGCGGAAAGCCTGCACCTTTTGCGCGAGGTCAGCTTCAGCCTGCCGCAGGGTCATTTGATGGCGATCGTCGGCCCATCCGGCTGTGGCAAGACGACGCTGCTGAAGGTCATCGCGGGCATTCTTGAGCAGAGTGATGGCGTGCTGAAGTGGGAGAACCGAGACCTCAAGGAGGAGGAGGATTTGCATCCAGGGGAGCTGGGTTATGTGCCGCAGTTCAGCGTCGCGCATGATCTGCTGACAGTGGAGGAATGCGTGGTCAGCAGCATGTCCTTGCGCACGCAGCTTCCGGGATCAGATGACTTTGAAACCAAGCTGGACCACATCCTGGCCGTCACGGGCCTGACGGAGCTGGCGGACCGGCGGGTGAAGGTGCTCTCCGGCGGCCAGAAGCGGCGGCTGGGCCTGGCGTTGGAGCTCGTCACCAATCCCTGCCTGCTGCTGTGCGATGAGGTGACCAGCGGCCTGGACCCGAAGTCCGAACATGAGATCACTTCGCTGCTGCGCGTGCTGGCGCAGGAAAACAAACGCCGGGTGGTGATCAATGTCACCCACAGCCTGGCCAGCCTGGAGGCCTTCGACAGCGTGCTGGTCATGTATCAGGGGCGGCTCGTTTACCATGGCCCGCCGAAGCTGCTCACTCATTACTTTACCGTGGAGCATCCTGAAGATGTCTATCTGCGCCTGACCCAGCGCGAGGCCCAGGAGTGGCATGAATCCTGGCAGAAAAAGCGCAGCTATTACGAGCAGATGCTGATGGAAAAGAAGGACATGCCAGAGTTCGGGCCCAAGAAGGAAATTCTGCGGGAGTCCGGCGCCGGGGAGCCGGAGGACACAGATTCCGACGGGGACAAGCCGCACCCGCTGGCTTCTGAGGAGCTGCCGGGCCTCTTCAGCCAGGTCTTCACCCTGCTGTCGCGGCGCTGGACGATCTTCCGGCGGGACAAGGGCCAGGTGTGGCTGCATCTGGCCATGCTCTTTGGCTTTCCGCTGCTGGTGGTCATCTTTGCGCTGGATGGCATCGCCCCGCTGAAGCAGCTCAACCAGCGGCAGGATGGAGATATCGTCTATGAGATGCAAAGGCAGGCCGAGCATCAGCTCGAGCAGCTCCAGGCCGGGGGCATCGTCAGCGGGCTCATCATGCTGCAGGTGGTGTTGGTCACGCTGATGGCCAGCAACAACGCCGCGCGCGAGATCTCCGGTGAACGGCTGATTTTGGAACGCGAGAAACTGGGAGGGCTCAGCACGCTGGCCTATCTCATCAGCAAGGTGCTTTTCCTGGGGGTCTTTGTGCTGGCGCAAAGCCTGTGGATGGGGCTGTTTGTGGACATGGTCGTCGGTGGCCTGCCAGGGGATCTGCTGGTGAAGCTGGTCCTTTTGGTCCTGGCCTCCGCCGCGATGACGAGCATCTGCCTGGGCATCAGCGCCCTGAGCCGCAGCCCGGAAAAAGCCACCATCCTCAGTATCTACCTGGTCGGTTTCCAACTGCCCCTTTCCGGCGCGGTGCTCACGCTGCCAAGCTGGCTGGAAGGCGCGGTGAATCCCTTCATCGCCGCCTTCTGGGCCTGGTCCGGCAGCCTGCGCAGCCTCAGTGACACCGCCTTTTACGACGCCGTGAAAAAAGTCACCGACACCTCCCTGGTCTCGGCGGAGCTCGCCGCCTTTGTGCTTCTGGCGCATGTGGTCATCGGCCTGTGTATGGCCTATGTGGGCAGCAAGAACAGCCAGTGGGAGTAG